From the genome of Chloroflexi bacterium ADurb.Bin180:
CAAGGGTCGTGGCGTATCCTACTGCGCAACCTGCGACGGCTTTTTCTACAAGGACAAGACCGTGGCGGTAATCGGGGGAGGCGATTCGGCGGTGGTCGAAGCACTCTACCTCACCCGCTTTGCGACCAGGGTGTACCTGGTTCATCGCCGCCACGAGCTGCGCGCCCAGAAGATCACCCAAGACAGGGCGCTCCAGAACGACAGGATCAAGCCAGTCTGGGATTCGGTGGTCACCGAGATCAAGGGTTCGGACAAGGTGACCGGCATCGGGCTCAAGAACGTCAAGACGGGTGCCAAGTCAACGCTGAAAGTCGATGGGGTCTTTTCGTACATTGGCAACCTGCCCAACACCCAGTTATTTCAGGGACAGCTTGAGCTGGACGAAACCGGCTACATCAAGACCGACCGGGAGATGCACACCAGCGTTGCCGGGGTTTTCGCCGCGGGGGATGTGCAGGAGCGTACACTCAAACAGGTAGCCACGGCCGTCGGCAGTGGTGCGATGGCCGCAATGGAGGCTGAAAAGTTCATCGCCGAGCTGGAGGGTCATGCCTATCCGGCACGTCAGGGGTAGGCGCGGCTGACCGGTTCTGGCCTCGTCAATCTGAAAGGGGGAAGCAATGACAATCACGAAGGATATGCCCATTGGAGAGGTGGTGCAGAAACACCCGGAGACCGTTCCCGTGTTCCTGGCCCACGGATTGATGTGCTTTGGCTGTGCCATCGCGCGCTTTGAGAATGTCGAGCAGGGCGCGCTGGCACATGGCATCAACGTAGACGCGCTGATCAAGGACCTGAACGCTGCGGTCCAACCGGCGCCCGAAGCCAAGCCGGCCTGAGTAGGGAATTGGCCAAGAGCAGAGGACGGGTCATGGGCTCCATGACTCGTCCTTTTGCTGACAGGCGATAGAGAGGAAGACTATGCCGGTCTACCTGGTTGCTGGGGAGCCGCTCTTTGCCGCCCGGCATCGCTCGGCCAGAGCTGGTGCAGTTGCTCTGGTGCTGATTCACGGGGCCGGAGGAAGCCATCTCCACTGGGGAGGGGCCGTGCGCGTCCTGCCCAAGGCTGAGGTGTTTGCCCTGGACCTGCCAGGGCATGGCCGGTCGGGTGGCGCTGGCCTCACGACCGTGGCGCAGTATTCCTCTGCAGTGATGAGCTTCCTGGATGTGATTGGCGTTGAGCAGGCCGTGCTGGCCGGCCACTCTATGGGTGGGGCTATCGCGCAGACCACCGCACTGGAATTCCCCGACCGGGTTCGAGGCCTGGTGCTGGTCGGTACTGGGTCACGCCTGCGCGTGCTGCCCAGAATCCTCGAGGGAACGCTCTCGGACTATGCTGCCACGGTGGAGCTCATCTGCCAGTCCGCGTATTCTGAGAATGCTCCGGCGGAGCTGGTTCGCATGGGGCGGAAGCAGATGCTGCGCGTACCTGCACAGGTGCTGCACGACGATTTCGCTGCTTGCAACGCCTTTGAGATCACGGACCGCCTGGGCGAGATTCGCTGCCCAACGCTGGTAGTGTGCGGCACGGAAGACCGCCTCACGCCGCCCAAGTACTCGACCTTTCTCGCTGAGCGCATCCCTGGCGCTCAGCTCGTTCTGGTCGAGGGTGCCGGACATATGGTCATGATCGAAAAGGAGCGGCAGGTCGCAGAGGCAATGTCGAGCTGGCTAACGGAACTCGAGCCGCCTACGAAGCAGTAATCGCGCCAGTGACCTGGAACTGGTGGTGGGAGGGGAGAATGAGCCCGAAAGTGTACCAACCGCAAGGCCTGTTCTTTGAGGACTTTCAGGTGGGTGACGTGATGCTCACCCCGGGGCGCACTATTACCGAGTCGGACATCGCTCTGTTCTGCGGCCTGGCGGGCGATTACAACGAAGTGCACAGCAACATCGAGTACGCCAGAAACTCGATGTTTGGTCAGCCCATTGCACCAGGAATGCTGGTGCTATCCATTGCTTCTGGTCTGGCCACGAGACTGGCTCTGCTGGAAGGAACGGTGCAGGCCTTTCTGGGGATGGACTGGAAGTTCAAGAAGCCGACCTTTGCCGGAGATACCATCCACGTCCGCAGCGAGGTGAAGCAGAAGCGGGAAGTGAAGGCACTGGGCGGCGGCATGCTGCTGCTCGATGTGTCAATCACCAACCAGCGCGATGAGGTGATCCACGAGGGCCGGTGGACTGTCCTGATGAAAAGCCGGCCGGCGTAGGAGGCAGTCCTACGCGGCCGGCTAGGCCAAACATCACTCGCTGTTGGCGGCTACATCAAGGCCTGGCCCTGAATCGAGGGGCCGAAAATGGGACGGCCTGAATCAGGCCGGGTTCTTGCCCGCTTCCGGTTCGAGCTCCTGCAGCAGTTCCTTCTTCTTCTTGGCAGCGGCCTTCTTGCCTTCCTCGATTGCTTCTTTGACACGGGCGGTCTGGCTCTGAACTGCCGTGCGGCCTTCAGCCTGCAGCTCTGCTGCCTTCTTGCGGGCCTCCTCGGAGAGCTCGACCATCCGGTCCTTGAGTTCAATACTCTTCTCGCGAAGCTGCTCGCGTGTTTCTTCGCCGGGCTGCGGCGCCAGCAGCAGGGCAACGGCAGCGCCTACCAGGCTGCCAAGCACTACACCGGCCAGAAACTCTAGTCCTCTGCCTTCATCACTCATCGGTATATCCTCCTGGAGGCCAGCCTTGCTGGTGTGTTGTGAAAAACGACCTAGTCACTCTGCGGCGGCTTTTTGAGCGATAGGAGAACCTCGAGAGTGCGGCGAGCTCCGGCAGCAAAGCCGCCAATCCTGACAGCCGGAGTGACGATCGTCTCGCTGACGATGGACGTGGTTCCTTTCACCGTGCCAACGGTCTGTCGCAGCGAATCGAGCATCGGTTTGACCTGCTCCTGCAGCAGCCGGGTGAGGCTGCGAATCTGCAGCAAGAGCACGGTCAGCACCACGCCGAGCACGATCGACTCGAGTGCCAGAACGACGATTGCCAGGTCACGAACCGTATCCAGTGTCAGCATGTTCTCCCTATGGCCATTCTACCACAGATGGAGTCGTCTGGCAAGAAGCAAGGCCAGCACGCTGCCGGCGAAAGAGCTCACCAGGCGTATCTGACCAATGACGATGTCAGGCCAGCCGGCAAGAACCGCCAGCAGTTGAAGGCAGAGAAACCCGATCAGCGAAGCCAGCCAGGAAGTGAGCAGTTCCCGCCAGCTCTCCCCTACCAGCAGGTGAAAGGCAGCGGCGTAGAGGGTGGACAGGATCAGCCATAAGACTACTGATGGAGACGATAACATCGCCTAGCCCTCCCGGGGTCCAGGAGCGAGTATGAGGCCGCCGCCCAGGACGAGGTCATCCTGGTAAAAGACTACCCCCTGCCCCGGCGTGATGGCCGGCTGGGGTGAGTCGAAGGTGACTCGGGCTGTCTGATTGGGAAGCGCCTCAAGGGTCGCCGGTTGTTCTGCGGCATTGTAGCGTATCTTGGCCTGAATGGCCACAGGACCGGGCGGGGGGCGCCCGGAAACAAAGCTGACCTGGTGAGCCAGCAGGCTGCGACGGTACAGTGCGCTCTTGGCCCCGACGACTAGAGCGTTCCGAGCGGCGTCAATCTCCAGCACAAAGCTGGGAGCAGCACCATAGATCCCGAGCCCCTGGCGCTGGCCAACCGTGTAGAAGGCAATTCCCTGGTGCTGGCCAATCACCTTGCCGGCGACGTCCAGAATCGGTCCCGGCCGAGCTGTGTCGGGGCGCAAGTGCGCGACGAGCTGCCGATAGTCGGTCCGGGCAAGAAAGCAGGCATCCTGGCTCTCTGGCCGGTGGGCGCTGGGGAGTCCCAGGTCGTCGGCCATTGCGCGCACTTGTTCTTTGGTCAGGCTGCCCACCGGGAAGCGGGTGCGGCGCAGGTCGTCCTGGCCCAGGGTGTACAGCACATAGGCCTGATCTTTGTGCCTGTCTCTGGCGCGCAAAAGCCGGTACTCACCCTGCTGGCAATCGATGCGCGCATAGTGCCCCGTCGCAAACTGGTCCGCCCCGAGTTCCAGCGCCGCATTGAGCAGCGCACCGAACTTGATCTGGCGGTTGCAGGTCAGGCAGGGGTTGGGCGTCCACCCGCGCTCATAGCTGGCACAGAAAGCGTCGACCACCTGGCTCTTGAACTGCTCGCGCAGGTCTACCACATGCAGCGGGATGCCGAGTCGGTCGCAGACAAGACGAGCATCATCGGCGGCGGAGACGGGCGGTTCACCGGTGGAGCTCGCCGACCAGACCAGCATAGTCACGCCAAACACGGCCAGTCCTTCGCGCAGCAACAGAGCGGCAGCGACCGAGCTGTCTACTCCTCCGCTCAACGCCACCGCGACCCGCCGGGGACGAGGACCGACAGAGGACACTAACGCCCTACGGATGGCGGTTCATTGTAGGAAGGTGACAGGGCCCGCAGCTTGTGGATGATGCCTGGCAGGACGGACAGGACATAGTCGATGTCCTCGGCCGTGTTCTCATTGCCCAGGGTCAATCGCAGGCTGCCATGGCACAGGATGGGTGCGAGTCCCATCGCCGTCAGCACATGCGATGGCTCCACCGAGCCTGAGGTGCAGGCTGAGCCGCTGCTCCCGGCAATACCCAGCAAGTCGAGATTCAGCAGGATGGACTCGCCCTCAACTCCCTCGAACACGAAACTGGCGTTGTTGGGCAGACGTTGGGTAGGGTGACCGGTCAGGGTAGTCTGTGGAATCGCCCGCAAAACGCCCTGGATGAGCTTGTCCCGCAGGGAGCGGATACGGTTGTTGTTGTGCTCACAGTGTTCATACGCGATGGTCATAGCTTTGGCCAAACCCACGATGTAGGGCACGTTTTCGGTCCCGGCGCGCAGGCCACGCTCGTGTGCGCCTCCGGTCTGCGTGGGC
Proteins encoded in this window:
- the mnmA gene encoding tRNA-specific 2-thiouridylase MnmA, translating into MALSGGVDSSVAAALLLREGLAVFGVTMLVWSASSTGEPPVSAADDARLVCDRLGIPLHVVDLREQFKSQVVDAFCASYERGWTPNPCLTCNRQIKFGALLNAALELGADQFATGHYARIDCQQGEYRLLRARDRHKDQAYVLYTLGQDDLRRTRFPVGSLTKEQVRAMADDLGLPSAHRPESQDACFLARTDYRQLVAHLRPDTARPGPILDVAGKVIGQHQGIAFYTVGQRQGLGIYGAAPSFVLEIDAARNALVVGAKSALYRRSLLAHQVSFVSGRPPPGPVAIQAKIRYNAAEQPATLEALPNQTARVTFDSPQPAITPGQGVVFYQDDLVLGGGLILAPGPREG
- the bphD gene encoding 2-hydroxy-6-oxo-6-phenylhexa-2,4-dienoate hydrolase, which codes for MPVYLVAGEPLFAARHRSARAGAVALVLIHGAGGSHLHWGGAVRVLPKAEVFALDLPGHGRSGGAGLTTVAQYSSAVMSFLDVIGVEQAVLAGHSMGGAIAQTTALEFPDRVRGLVLVGTGSRLRVLPRILEGTLSDYAATVELICQSAYSENAPAELVRMGRKQMLRVPAQVLHDDFAACNAFEITDRLGEIRCPTLVVCGTEDRLTPPKYSTFLAERIPGAQLVLVEGAGHMVMIEKERQVAEAMSSWLTELEPPTKQ
- a CDS encoding YtxH-like protein — protein: MSDEGRGLEFLAGVVLGSLVGAAVALLLAPQPGEETREQLREKSIELKDRMVELSEEARKKAAELQAEGRTAVQSQTARVKEAIEEGKKAAAKKKKELLQELEPEAGKNPA
- the paaZ gene encoding Bifunctional protein PaaZ, with the protein product MSPKVYQPQGLFFEDFQVGDVMLTPGRTITESDIALFCGLAGDYNEVHSNIEYARNSMFGQPIAPGMLVLSIASGLATRLALLEGTVQAFLGMDWKFKKPTFAGDTIHVRSEVKQKREVKALGGGMLLLDVSITNQRDEVIHEGRWTVLMKSRPA
- the trxB gene encoding Thioredoxin reductase yields the protein MEQVVILGSGPAGWTAAIYAGRSLLSPVLITGNALGGQAATTSEIENYPGFPQGIGGMELMQLMQQQAERLGTRVSFDEVTAVDLSRHPFLVQTHGASYEAATVIIATGVAPRLLGVPGEAELKGRGVSYCATCDGFFYKDKTVAVIGGGDSAVVEALYLTRFATRVYLVHRRHELRAQKITQDRALQNDRIKPVWDSVVTEIKGSDKVTGIGLKNVKTGAKSTLKVDGVFSYIGNLPNTQLFQGQLELDETGYIKTDREMHTSVAGVFAAGDVQERTLKQVATAVGSGAMAAMEAEKFIAELEGHAYPARQG